One Succinispira mobilis DSM 6222 genomic window carries:
- the nspC gene encoding carboxynorspermidine decarboxylase — translation MKLQTPYYLLDENKLLANMLVIDKINKLSGAKCVLALKCFSTWSVFNLMRPYMAGTTSSSLYEAKLGHEEFGGETHAYCVGYSKEDLLEIRKFADKVIFNSISQLETYYELVADKKIGLRVNPGISNSGFDLANPTRKFSRLGILDKNLIAKQLSKIDGLMFHYNCENADFNSFSEQLDYLGETYGEFLFKLNWISLGGGIYFTKAGYPIEAFCNKLKAFSEKYNIQIYLEPGESSITNAGELVTSVVDIVHNEIDIAIVDACIEGHMLDLLIYRLDAKVLEQPDASFKYMVAGRSCLAGDVFGTYKFPDKLKIGDEVRFQDAAGYTMVKKNWFNGLQMPSIVIKKLNGELQLIRQFTYEDFKYSLS, via the coding sequence ATGAAACTACAAACGCCTTATTATCTTTTAGATGAAAACAAGCTCCTAGCTAATATGCTAGTTATTGATAAAATTAATAAACTATCAGGAGCTAAATGTGTACTAGCATTGAAATGTTTTTCAACTTGGAGCGTATTTAACCTGATGCGCCCCTATATGGCTGGTACCACTTCAAGTTCTTTATATGAAGCCAAACTTGGGCATGAAGAGTTTGGTGGCGAAACCCATGCTTATTGTGTTGGTTATTCTAAAGAAGATCTATTAGAAATACGTAAATTTGCTGATAAAGTAATTTTCAATTCTATTTCTCAGTTAGAAACTTATTATGAACTTGTAGCTGACAAAAAAATCGGCTTACGTGTCAATCCTGGTATTAGTAATTCTGGCTTTGATTTAGCTAATCCAACACGCAAATTTTCTCGCTTAGGTATTTTAGATAAAAATTTAATAGCCAAGCAATTATCTAAAATTGATGGTCTTATGTTTCATTACAACTGCGAAAATGCTGATTTCAACTCTTTTTCTGAGCAACTCGATTATTTAGGCGAGACTTATGGCGAATTTTTATTTAAACTTAATTGGATAAGTTTAGGTGGAGGCATTTATTTCACTAAAGCCGGCTATCCTATTGAAGCTTTTTGCAATAAACTGAAAGCTTTTTCTGAAAAGTACAATATTCAAATTTATCTAGAACCTGGGGAAAGTTCAATCACTAATGCCGGTGAATTAGTTACTAGTGTCGTTGATATCGTCCACAATGAAATTGATATAGCTATAGTTGATGCTTGTATAGAAGGACATATGCTCGATTTACTAATTTATCGCCTAGACGCTAAGGTCCTAGAACAACCTGATGCATCATTTAAATATATGGTCGCTGGCCGCTCTTGCTTAGCTGGGGATGTTTTTGGAACATACAAATTTCCTGACAAGTTAAAGATAGGTGATGAGGTTCGTTTCCAAGATGCTGCCGGATACACAATGGTCAAAAAGAATTGGTTTAATGGACTACAAATGCCATCTATAGTTATTAAAAAACTCAACGGAGAATTACAGTTAATTCGACAATTCACCTATGAGGATTTTAAATATAGTTTATCCTAA
- a CDS encoding saccharopine dehydrogenase family protein, whose protein sequence is MKKNVLIIGAGAVGHVVAHKCAMHNDVLGDICVASRTQEKCDKIIESIHHKKNMKDTTKRLYSRTVDALDVPALVKLIEDTNSQIVINVGQSYVNMSVLEACIQAGVAYMDTAIHEDPNKVCENPPWYANYEWKRKQRCDENGITAILGIGFDPGVVNAWCSLAAKEHFDTIDTIDILDVNAGSHGKYFATNFDPEINLREFKKVWTWVDRKWVQQKVHSIRVDYNFPVVGECPVYLTGHDELHSLSKNIDANSIRFWMGFGDHYLNVFNVLKNIGLTSEIPVKVAPGIEIAPLKFLKALLPDPASLAPGYTGKTCIANYIKGTKAGVGKSILIYNNCDHAVCYQEVEAQAISYTAGVPPVAAAILIAQGIWDSKTMVNVEELDPSPFIELLNTMGLPTEIIENPPVFVSPQIEHLENV, encoded by the coding sequence TTGAAAAAGAATGTTTTGATTATTGGTGCGGGTGCAGTTGGACATGTGGTAGCTCACAAATGTGCAATGCACAACGATGTTTTGGGTGATATTTGCGTAGCTTCACGCACTCAAGAAAAATGTGACAAAATAATCGAAAGTATTCATCACAAAAAAAATATGAAAGATACTACTAAGAGGTTATATTCACGCACTGTGGATGCTCTTGATGTTCCTGCCTTAGTAAAACTAATCGAGGATACAAACTCTCAAATAGTTATTAATGTGGGTCAATCCTACGTTAATATGTCTGTTTTAGAGGCATGTATTCAAGCAGGTGTTGCTTACATGGATACAGCTATCCATGAAGACCCAAATAAGGTTTGTGAAAATCCACCTTGGTATGCAAATTATGAGTGGAAACGCAAACAACGTTGCGATGAAAACGGAATTACTGCCATCTTAGGCATCGGCTTTGATCCAGGAGTAGTTAATGCTTGGTGTTCTTTAGCCGCTAAAGAACATTTTGATACTATCGATACTATCGATATTCTCGATGTAAATGCAGGTAGTCACGGCAAATACTTTGCTACGAATTTTGACCCTGAAATAAATTTGCGAGAATTTAAAAAAGTTTGGACTTGGGTAGATAGAAAATGGGTACAACAAAAAGTTCACTCAATACGAGTTGACTATAATTTCCCTGTAGTAGGCGAGTGCCCAGTTTATCTAACCGGACATGACGAATTACATTCTTTATCTAAAAACATTGATGCCAATTCTATCCGCTTTTGGATGGGGTTTGGTGATCATTACCTAAATGTATTCAATGTTTTAAAAAATATTGGCTTAACTTCAGAGATTCCAGTAAAAGTTGCCCCCGGAATAGAAATAGCGCCGCTTAAATTTTTAAAAGCGCTGTTACCAGACCCAGCATCATTAGCACCTGGCTATACTGGAAAAACGTGTATCGCAAATTATATAAAAGGCACAAAAGCTGGTGTTGGTAAATCAATTTTAATTTATAATAATTGCGACCATGCTGTTTGCTATCAAGAAGTTGAAGCACAAGCTATAAGCTATACTGCTGGAGTTCCGCCTGTTGCTGCCGCTATTTTAATTGCACAGGGAATCTGGGATTCTAAAACAATGGTTAACGTCGAAGAATTAGATCCTTCACCATTTATTGAACTTTTAAATACGATGGGTTTACCAACGGAAATTATTGAAAATCCTCCCGTTTTCGTCTCTCCCCAAATTGAACATTTGGAAAATGTCTAA
- the gltS gene encoding sodium/glutamate symporter — translation MNIEFSKLGIVLNFDMIGTLAIGLLSLYLGYYIKGKAKFLDKFGIPAAVIGGIVFALVHLVMRVGNIGAVEFNTTLLNPFMIVFFATIGLGSSVEGLKKGGKLLFFFWLLASFMTIMQTTIGVSIAKATGINPLFGVLAGSVSMTGGHGTAGAFGQTVEALGVSSGLSVALASATFGLVSGGLIGAPLGFRLIKKYGLKPEELINREEIAIEENSNKRISAESILKHVAVLGVIMTLGITLSTFVSKKYGIALPPYVGAMFVAIIYNNLNERLNVIEMDRNLIEIIGEVSLNVFLSMALISLKLWELASLAVPIFLILIGQVTFMWLYTRYIVFRVMGKNYDAAVMVSGMCGFGLGATTNAMINMGEVSNKYGYTANPYLIVPLTGAFLIDMVQIPVIVTAINLFS, via the coding sequence ATGAACATTGAATTTTCCAAATTAGGGATCGTTTTAAATTTTGATATGATTGGGACATTAGCAATTGGTTTGTTATCGCTATATTTGGGGTATTATATCAAAGGAAAAGCTAAGTTTCTCGATAAATTCGGCATTCCAGCAGCAGTTATAGGCGGTATTGTTTTTGCTTTAGTTCATCTAGTGATGCGTGTTGGCAATATAGGTGCAGTAGAATTTAATACTACTTTATTAAATCCATTTATGATTGTCTTTTTTGCAACGATTGGACTGGGTTCTTCGGTTGAAGGGTTAAAAAAAGGGGGGAAATTATTATTTTTCTTTTGGTTATTAGCATCTTTCATGACAATAATGCAGACGACTATTGGTGTAAGTATTGCTAAAGCTACAGGTATCAATCCTTTGTTTGGCGTTTTAGCGGGTTCGGTATCTATGACTGGTGGACATGGTACGGCTGGAGCGTTTGGGCAGACAGTAGAGGCGTTAGGTGTTAGTTCTGGCTTATCAGTAGCACTAGCTTCGGCTACTTTCGGATTGGTATCTGGAGGACTTATTGGTGCACCTTTAGGTTTTAGATTAATAAAAAAATACGGACTTAAACCAGAAGAACTAATCAATCGGGAAGAAATTGCGATTGAAGAAAATTCAAATAAAAGAATCAGTGCGGAATCTATTTTAAAGCATGTAGCAGTTTTAGGTGTTATAATGACTTTAGGTATTACTTTAAGTACTTTTGTTAGTAAAAAATATGGAATTGCCTTACCTCCTTATGTTGGCGCTATGTTTGTGGCGATAATTTATAATAATTTAAATGAGCGCTTAAATGTAATTGAGATGGATAGAAATTTAATTGAAATAATAGGGGAAGTATCGCTGAATGTATTTTTATCAATGGCATTAATTTCTTTGAAACTATGGGAGCTAGCTAGTCTAGCAGTACCGATATTTTTAATTTTGATTGGGCAAGTAACTTTTATGTGGTTATACACAAGGTATATAGTTTTTAGAGTTATGGGAAAAAATTATGATGCAGCGGTTATGGTTTCAGGTATGTGTGGTTTTGGGTTAGGCGCGACAACTAATGCGATGATAAATATGGGTGAAGTTAGTAACAAATATGGCTATACGGCAAATCCATATTTGATAGTGCCGCTGACAGGAGCTTTTTTAATAGATATGGTTCAAATTCCTGTTATAGTTACGGCAATAAATTTATTTTCATAA
- a CDS encoding heavy metal translocating P-type ATPase — translation MRKNLRIEGMSCVVCANSVEKAVKNLSGINKAVVNLSRNRLSVDYDENAVNLSTIITSIEQAGFKAFIDLKETNSLEQEQEIKSIKSRLLISLFFLLPLLYIAMGYMFGVPLTNFLNPHANAVNFALAQLVLTLPIVFLGKKFYSTGFRSLFKFQPNMDTLIAVGTGAAIIYSFFSVYKIYLGENNYAHNLYFESAAVILTLITLGKYLEILAKGETSEAIKKLIALAPKTATVIRDEQEEVIAIEDVLVNDIIIVKPGDRIPTDGEIIWGSTLVDESMLTGESLPVSKKIGDKIIGASINKNGVVKMRATKVGEDTILAQIIALVENAQATKAPIAKMADVVASYFVPIVMGIAIFTAVFWYLMGENELLIFKTFISVLVIACPCALGLATPTSIMVGTGKAAESGILFKNGLALENTHELNTVVFDKTGTITEGQPKVTDFLVLPEFDAREILYMVAAAEKCSEHPLAEAIVNKAIADSIQIPDIDTFRLFEGRGIEVYIEGKKVLVGNAKLFKEQLINLMQLQDVADKLAENGKTVMFIALNQQLVGIIAVADAIKDSSLEAVKLLKQMNIEVVMLTGDNKRTAEVIAKQVGIEKFYAEVFPEDKANVIKQLQSAGRKVAMVGDGINDAPALAQANIGIAVAAGTDIAIEAADIVLMKNDLRDISKALRISHATIKNIKQNLFWAFAYNIICIPIAMGVLHLYGGPLLNPMIAGGAMSLSSVSVVTNSLRIKNFK, via the coding sequence ATGCGAAAAAATCTTAGAATTGAAGGTATGAGTTGTGTCGTCTGTGCTAACTCGGTAGAAAAGGCAGTGAAAAATCTAAGCGGCATTAATAAAGCGGTGGTTAACTTATCCCGAAATAGGCTAAGTGTTGATTATGATGAAAATGCTGTGAATTTATCAACAATAATAACATCTATCGAACAGGCAGGCTTCAAAGCTTTTATAGATTTAAAAGAAACAAACAGTTTAGAACAAGAGCAAGAAATAAAGTCTATAAAAAGCAGATTGTTAATTTCACTGTTTTTTTTATTACCATTGTTATATATCGCTATGGGTTATATGTTTGGTGTGCCACTGACGAATTTTTTAAATCCTCATGCAAATGCAGTTAATTTTGCCCTAGCACAACTTGTATTGACTTTACCGATAGTGTTTTTGGGTAAAAAGTTTTATTCTACAGGTTTTAGAAGTTTATTTAAATTTCAGCCCAATATGGATACCTTGATAGCAGTTGGTACCGGAGCGGCTATTATTTATAGTTTTTTTTCGGTTTACAAAATTTATTTAGGTGAAAATAATTATGCGCATAATCTTTACTTTGAGTCAGCAGCAGTTATTTTAACTTTAATTACTTTGGGTAAATATTTGGAAATTTTGGCTAAAGGGGAAACTTCCGAAGCAATAAAAAAACTAATTGCTTTAGCACCTAAAACTGCGACAGTAATTCGGGATGAGCAAGAAGAAGTTATAGCGATAGAGGATGTTTTAGTCAATGATATAATTATTGTGAAACCAGGTGATAGAATTCCAACAGATGGAGAAATAATTTGGGGAAGTACTTTGGTCGATGAATCAATGTTAACTGGAGAAAGTTTACCAGTGAGCAAAAAAATTGGTGATAAAATAATTGGGGCGAGTATCAATAAAAATGGAGTTGTAAAAATGCGTGCAACTAAGGTTGGCGAGGATACAATTTTAGCACAAATAATAGCTTTAGTTGAAAACGCGCAGGCCACAAAGGCACCAATTGCTAAAATGGCAGATGTAGTTGCTAGTTATTTTGTGCCCATAGTAATGGGAATAGCAATTTTCACAGCTGTTTTTTGGTATTTAATGGGAGAAAATGAACTTCTGATTTTCAAAACATTTATTTCAGTACTTGTTATAGCTTGTCCTTGTGCCTTGGGTTTAGCAACCCCAACATCAATTATGGTTGGAACTGGTAAGGCCGCAGAATCAGGGATTCTTTTTAAAAATGGCTTGGCCTTGGAAAATACTCATGAATTAAATACTGTTGTTTTTGATAAAACAGGAACAATAACAGAAGGACAACCTAAAGTTACGGATTTCCTTGTTTTGCCAGAATTTGATGCAAGAGAAATATTATATATGGTCGCAGCAGCAGAAAAATGCTCAGAACATCCCTTGGCAGAGGCTATTGTAAATAAAGCAATAGCAGATTCTATTCAAATTCCCGATATAGATACTTTTAGATTGTTTGAAGGGCGAGGCATAGAGGTATATATAGAGGGGAAGAAAGTTCTGGTTGGTAATGCAAAGCTATTTAAAGAACAGCTAATAAATTTAATGCAGCTACAAGATGTTGCTGATAAACTTGCTGAAAATGGAAAAACTGTAATGTTTATTGCCCTAAATCAACAACTAGTTGGAATTATAGCTGTTGCAGATGCTATAAAAGATAGCAGTTTAGAAGCCGTTAAGTTATTAAAACAGATGAATATTGAAGTTGTAATGCTCACGGGCGATAATAAAAGGACCGCAGAAGTAATAGCAAAACAAGTAGGTATAGAAAAATTCTATGCAGAAGTTTTCCCGGAAGATAAGGCCAATGTTATTAAGCAATTACAAAGCGCTGGACGAAAAGTTGCAATGGTAGGAGATGGAATTAACGATGCGCCAGCACTTGCACAAGCAAATATTGGAATTGCAGTTGCTGCGGGAACTGATATTGCTATAGAAGCTGCAGATATTGTGCTAATGAAAAATGATTTGAGAGATATATCAAAAGCGTTGCGAATAAGTCATGCGACAATTAAAAATATCAAACAAAATTTATTTTGGGCATTTGCATATAATATAATCTGTATCCCTATTGCTATGGGGGTATTACATTTATATGGAGGTCCACTTTTAAATCCCATGATAGCAGGCGGGGCAATGAGTTTGAGTTCGGTATCTGTAGTAACAAATTCATTAAGAATAAAGAATTTTAAATAA
- a CDS encoding metal-sensing transcriptional repressor, translating to MNLEQKKAVQSLKTARGQIDGIIKMLEEERYCVDISNQIIASQALLKKANLLVLKQHMHHCVKNAFENGAGEEKIEEIIKVLGKIIDK from the coding sequence ATGAATTTAGAACAGAAAAAAGCTGTGCAATCATTAAAAACAGCAAGAGGACAAATAGATGGAATAATAAAAATGCTAGAAGAGGAACGATATTGTGTTGATATTTCTAATCAGATAATAGCCTCACAGGCTTTGCTTAAAAAAGCTAATTTGTTAGTATTAAAACAGCATATGCATCATTGTGTTAAAAACGCGTTTGAAAATGGTGCAGGTGAAGAAAAGATTGAAGAAATTATAAAAGTTTTAGGAAAAATAATAGATAAATAA
- a CDS encoding methyl-accepting chemotaxis protein encodes MKGINLSTKLISIIGLMVASMLILGSFLYYTANNSLEQAKEIQVANNNALLATQIENQLTGAALDVRRYIGDRNDIAKAGFEQKMKEAITTGNKLLGSVDNELKPEVKKLVDGLVLYQEILNNKFAPNIAAQDKAVDPLVKADLSKKYVEIIAELTAVTRNNQQIIKEVVGKESKIVNELMKKANDSAATAKNIAIYLTLILGVLSAVLGIILVKAITKPVRLLIDELNEISSGDVRIKNNELENNTDEFGHIYQALQDSKKQIVHLIKTVQERADELTTASEQLHEGAEQSATSATEVANSICEVASGMEQQVIAVQKALLTVEKISIIIGDITNEVAQTADSSDNAAKYAKDGMSLIEQAIKQMTHIDASVEKSSGSIAKLSAHSKEIGNIVKTISNIAGQTNLLALNAAIEAARAGESGRGFAVVADEVRKLAEQSQAAAKEIANMISEVQEDTEAAVLAMSSGTKEVKLGTEVINRAGESFEGIVNVISEVSNKVTKIASEVHGINKGSEEVVSAVTNIENVSRKVAGESQTVSAATQETSASVEQIAGSSQGLTKMAQELQEAAAKFRIK; translated from the coding sequence GTGAAGGGGATTAATTTAAGTACGAAGCTAATTAGTATAATTGGGTTGATGGTAGCATCTATGTTAATACTAGGGAGTTTTCTATATTATACGGCTAATAATTCTCTCGAGCAGGCCAAAGAGATTCAGGTAGCAAATAATAATGCACTACTCGCAACGCAGATAGAAAATCAATTAACAGGTGCGGCATTAGATGTAAGACGCTATATAGGGGATAGAAATGATATTGCTAAAGCTGGGTTCGAGCAAAAAATGAAAGAAGCAATAACTACGGGGAATAAGCTGTTAGGCTCTGTAGATAATGAATTAAAGCCTGAAGTTAAAAAGTTAGTTGATGGCTTGGTTTTATATCAAGAGATATTAAATAATAAGTTTGCGCCAAATATTGCTGCGCAAGACAAAGCTGTTGATCCATTGGTAAAAGCCGATTTGAGTAAAAAATATGTGGAGATAATAGCTGAGTTAACAGCAGTAACTAGAAACAATCAACAAATCATTAAAGAAGTTGTTGGTAAAGAAAGTAAAATTGTAAATGAATTAATGAAAAAGGCTAATGATAGTGCAGCGACTGCAAAAAATATTGCAATTTATTTGACACTGATTTTAGGTGTTTTGAGTGCTGTTTTAGGGATTATTTTGGTTAAGGCTATTACTAAACCAGTTAGATTGTTAATCGATGAATTGAATGAGATTTCTTCAGGTGATGTTCGGATTAAGAACAATGAATTGGAAAACAATACAGATGAATTTGGGCATATTTATCAAGCGTTGCAAGATTCTAAAAAACAAATTGTTCATTTAATTAAAACAGTTCAAGAGCGTGCTGATGAGTTAACTACTGCTTCAGAACAGTTGCACGAAGGTGCAGAACAGTCGGCAACGTCTGCTACGGAAGTTGCAAATTCTATTTGCGAAGTTGCTTCTGGTATGGAACAACAAGTGATAGCAGTACAAAAAGCATTGCTTACTGTAGAAAAAATTTCTATAATTATTGGTGATATAACAAATGAAGTAGCGCAAACGGCTGATAGCTCCGATAATGCTGCAAAATATGCCAAAGATGGGATGAGTTTAATAGAGCAGGCAATTAAGCAGATGACACATATAGATGCATCTGTGGAGAAATCTTCAGGTTCGATAGCAAAATTGAGCGCTCATTCTAAGGAAATAGGCAATATAGTTAAAACGATATCTAATATAGCAGGACAAACTAATCTTTTAGCTTTAAATGCAGCGATAGAGGCTGCGAGAGCGGGAGAATCAGGGCGTGGTTTTGCTGTAGTAGCAGATGAAGTGAGAAAATTAGCAGAGCAATCACAAGCGGCAGCAAAAGAGATTGCTAATATGATTAGTGAGGTTCAGGAAGATACTGAAGCAGCCGTTTTAGCAATGAGCAGTGGAACAAAAGAAGTTAAATTGGGTACAGAAGTAATAAATCGTGCCGGGGAGTCTTTTGAAGGAATTGTAAATGTAATAAGTGAAGTATCAAATAAAGTTACTAAAATTGCTAGTGAAGTACATGGGATAAATAAAGGTAGTGAAGAGGTGGTAAGTGCGGTTACTAATATAGAAAATGTGAGCAGAAAAGTTGCGGGAGAATCGCAAACAGTTTCAGCAGCAACTCAAGAAACATCGGCTTCGGTTGAACAAATAGCTGGTTCTAGTCAAGGATTGACAAAAATGGCACAAGAACTCCAAGAGGCTGCTGCTAAATTTAGAATAAAATAA
- a CDS encoding RMD1 family protein — protein sequence MHTDFKAIVLTNELNLSKIAQHFGVKLKFKWEDFLLLKGEQLKGIIETGENKQVYLFHFGSMVSVNLQHHEIMDVLRYLKRLDVQINEEKAFVYEDDYSLEVSLGEEPAINNDMMIVHEQKKYHTDLVATVIAKSVSLDKSEVEVDVLLDKIEIVVHSLSQGNLGVSDSELARMTSEILTFRLDALSSLRLLDNPDITWDNEEASALYQELLVLFELKERYENLRHKTETLMDITEAFSGLAHAKRGTRLEWIIIILIAFEIVLSLYEMFVKSWLIGH from the coding sequence ATGCATACTGACTTTAAGGCCATTGTCTTAACTAATGAACTGAACTTAAGTAAAATAGCGCAACACTTTGGCGTAAAACTTAAATTTAAATGGGAAGATTTTCTATTGTTAAAAGGTGAGCAGTTAAAAGGAATAATAGAAACAGGGGAAAATAAACAGGTTTACTTGTTCCACTTTGGGAGCATGGTTTCAGTAAATTTGCAGCATCATGAAATTATGGATGTATTACGTTATTTAAAACGTTTAGATGTACAAATTAATGAAGAAAAAGCATTTGTTTATGAAGATGATTATAGTTTGGAAGTTTCTTTAGGCGAAGAACCGGCAATTAATAATGATATGATGATTGTACATGAACAAAAAAAATATCATACCGACCTAGTAGCTACAGTTATTGCAAAATCAGTTTCTTTGGATAAAAGTGAAGTAGAAGTGGATGTACTGCTAGATAAAATCGAGATAGTAGTTCACAGCTTAAGTCAGGGTAACTTGGGAGTATCGGATTCGGAACTGGCTAGAATGACTTCGGAAATTTTGACTTTTCGATTAGATGCTTTATCCTCATTGCGCTTACTAGATAATCCAGATATAACTTGGGACAACGAAGAAGCTAGTGCTTTATATCAAGAGCTTTTGGTGCTATTTGAGCTAAAAGAAAGATATGAAAATTTGAGGCATAAAACAGAGACCTTAATGGATATTACAGAAGCTTTTTCGGGATTAGCACATGCTAAAAGGGGAACACGTCTCGAATGGATAATTATTATTTTGATTGCGTTTGAAATTGTATTATCACTATACGAAATGTTTGTAAAGTCTTGGTTAATTGGGCACTAA
- a CDS encoding asparaginase, which yields MYKKKIMLLGTGGTIAGKAVNSVETAMYEAGQINIKDLIREIPVLESIAQIECEQVCNIDSADITLEIMVELRNKINKYLSREDIKGIVVAHGTDTLEETAYFLNLTITSSKPVVLVGAMRPATAFSADGIMNMINAIYVAISEHSINKGVLVVMNDRIYAAREVSKTHTTGLDAFTSLELGSLGNVNGEGVNFYQQSLRKHTLESCFSKIDLKNSFPIVDVVYCVAGMSYRTIELFIKNGSQGIVIAGFGNGNINSKFKEKLKNAVKTGTVIVMSSRVASGEIVAGQAAKETGIICAGNLNPQKARILLILALATNKNLNEIQEIFATH from the coding sequence ATGTATAAAAAGAAAATTATGCTTTTGGGAACTGGTGGTACAATTGCGGGAAAGGCTGTAAATAGTGTTGAAACAGCAATGTATGAAGCTGGGCAGATTAATATAAAAGACTTGATTCGAGAAATTCCGGTTTTGGAAAGTATTGCTCAAATTGAATGTGAACAGGTATGCAACATTGACAGTGCCGACATTACCCTAGAAATTATGGTAGAGCTAAGAAATAAAATTAATAAATATCTTAGCAGAGAGGATATTAAAGGAATTGTTGTTGCTCACGGAACAGATACATTAGAAGAAACGGCGTACTTTTTAAATCTAACGATTACTAGCAGCAAACCTGTTGTGTTGGTAGGAGCAATGCGACCAGCTACAGCATTTAGTGCAGATGGAATTATGAATATGATAAATGCTATATATGTTGCGATATCTGAGCATTCAATAAATAAAGGTGTATTGGTTGTAATGAATGATAGAATTTATGCTGCTAGGGAAGTTTCCAAGACGCATACTACAGGTTTAGATGCATTTACGTCATTAGAACTAGGTAGTTTAGGAAATGTTAATGGCGAAGGTGTTAATTTTTATCAACAGAGTTTAAGAAAACATACTTTAGAGAGTTGTTTTTCAAAAATAGATTTAAAAAATAGTTTTCCAATTGTAGATGTTGTTTATTGTGTAGCAGGAATGAGCTATAGAACAATTGAATTGTTTATAAAAAATGGTAGTCAGGGGATAGTTATTGCAGGTTTTGGAAATGGTAATATAAATAGTAAGTTTAAAGAAAAACTGAAAAACGCAGTAAAAACAGGAACGGTAATTGTGATGTCTTCTAGAGTTGCAAGTGGGGAGATTGTTGCGGGACAAGCAGCAAAAGAAACTGGAATTATTTGTGCTGGGAATTTAAATCCCCAGAAAGCAAGGATTTTATTGATACTAGCACTGGCTACTAATAAGAATTTAAATGAAATCCAAGAAATATTTGCAACACATTAG
- a CDS encoding NifB/NifX family molybdenum-iron cluster-binding protein, with protein sequence MKIAIASNKGRVAEHFGHCEDFAIYDISVNKVVAKNVIPNPGHKPGFLPNYLNDLGVKVIIAGGMGKGAVDIFQEKNIEVITGAGGEIDTVLQAKLAGELVSDDSVCDHHH encoded by the coding sequence ATGAAAATAGCAATTGCTAGCAACAAAGGGCGAGTGGCCGAACATTTTGGGCATTGTGAAGATTTTGCTATATACGATATTTCGGTAAATAAAGTAGTGGCTAAAAATGTCATACCAAATCCTGGACATAAACCTGGATTTTTACCTAACTATCTAAACGATCTAGGAGTAAAAGTTATTATTGCTGGGGGTATGGGCAAGGGAGCTGTAGATATTTTTCAAGAAAAAAATATTGAAGTAATAACAGGAGCAGGTGGAGAAATAGATACCGTATTACAAGCAAAATTAGCGGGTGAATTAGTTTCTGATGATTCTGTTTGTGATCACCACCATTAG